In Archocentrus centrarchus isolate MPI-CPG fArcCen1 chromosome 22, fArcCen1, whole genome shotgun sequence, one DNA window encodes the following:
- the LOC115772878 gene encoding uncharacterized protein LOC115772878 isoform X3 yields the protein MKYSSDEAAIRNKMKMMFDYRCKMVLDENRSSSVLTEFPRFRDVRGLIDQDFILEFGEDVASRFLERWPTVFKHKVIQQSKTLPTSTDLEEVIYCAEGASSEEELDETLTSGWDSDLASIILLFHLIPPSCQGYKRRGKVSPSQDEEHHVVFQKVCNSGTSVQEHADAMNSTTQPYPLAVGTKRSTIHEFFIVLDKQVVPCKSASSLGAFDEIFHFVFGTVYNQMLHNMYVLELGELKEGAEIASELCSEHSLSPCQTQNYFQLGLQNFIGNNIFLIGHW from the exons ATGAAATACTCTTCTGATGAGGCCGCCATCAGgaacaaaatgaagatgatgtttgATTACCGTTGCAAGATGGTCCTGGACGAAAACAGATCATCCAGCGTCTTGACTGAATTTCCTCGCTTCAGAGATGTCAGAGGCTTG ATTGATCAAGACTTCATTCTGGAATTTGGAGAAGATGTAGCTTCCAGGTTTTTGGAGAG GTGGCCGACTGTTTTCAAGCATAAAGTGATCCAGCAGAGCAAGACTCTCCCTACCTCAACCGACCTTGAAGAAGTGATCTACTGTGCTGAAGGAGCTTCAAGTGAGGAGGAACTGGATGAGACCCTTACCTCTG GCTGGGACAGTGATCTTGCTTCCATCATTCTCCTGTTCCACCTGATTCCTCCTTCCTGTCAGGGTTACAAAAGACGTGGGAAGGTTTCTCCATCCCAGGATGAGGAGCACCATGTGGTCTTCCAGAAGGTTTGTAAT AGTGGAACAAGTGTCCAGGAACATGCTGATGCCATGAACTCCACTACGCAGCCCTACCCACTTGCTGTTGGGACAAAGAGGAGCACCATTCATGAGTTCTTCATTGTTCTGGACAAGCAGGTCGTACCATGCAAGTCAGCCAGCTCACTTGGAGCTTTTGATGAAATTTTTCACTTCGTATTTGGAACTGTTTATAATCAAATGCTCCACAACATGTACGTCTTGGAACTTGGAGAGTTAAAGGAAGGTGCTGAAATTGCTTCAGAACTTTGTAGtgaacactctctctctccatgtcaAACACAAAATTACTTTCAACTGGGGCTACAGAATTTCATCGGCAACAACATATTCCTAATTGGTCACTGGTAA
- the LOC115772878 gene encoding uncharacterized protein LOC115772878 isoform X2, which translates to MDIGYLAWRLKTIQRKSTLSEGRRSSCQLTGCGPTARGDASFNPEVTLREEPYKEANSFMKYSSDEAAIRNKMKMMFDYRCKMVLDENRSSSVLTEFPRFRDVRGLIDQDFILEFGEDVASRFLERWPTVFKHKVIQQSKTLPTSTDLEEVIYCAEGASSEEELDETLTSGWDSDLASIILLFHLIPPSCQGYKRRGKVSPSQDEEHHVVFQKSGTSVQEHADAMNSTTQPYPLAVGTKRSTIHEFFIVLDKQVVPCKSASSLGAFDEIFHFVFGTVYNQMLHNMYVLELGELKEGAEIASELCSEHSLSPCQTQNYFQLGLQNFIGNNIFLIGHW; encoded by the exons ATGGATAT TGGCTACTTAGCATGGAGGCTTAAAACCATCCAGAGGAAGAGCACCTTATCAGAGGGGAGAAGATCATCATGTCAGCTGACTGGGTGTGGACCAACAGCCAGAGGAGATGCTTCATTTAACCCTGAGGTGACCCTAAGAGAAGAGCCATATAAGGAAGCTAATTCCTTCATGAAATACTCTTCTGATGAGGCCGCCATCAGgaacaaaatgaagatgatgtttgATTACCGTTGCAAGATGGTCCTGGACGAAAACAGATCATCCAGCGTCTTGACTGAATTTCCTCGCTTCAGAGATGTCAGAGGCTTG ATTGATCAAGACTTCATTCTGGAATTTGGAGAAGATGTAGCTTCCAGGTTTTTGGAGAG GTGGCCGACTGTTTTCAAGCATAAAGTGATCCAGCAGAGCAAGACTCTCCCTACCTCAACCGACCTTGAAGAAGTGATCTACTGTGCTGAAGGAGCTTCAAGTGAGGAGGAACTGGATGAGACCCTTACCTCTG GCTGGGACAGTGATCTTGCTTCCATCATTCTCCTGTTCCACCTGATTCCTCCTTCCTGTCAGGGTTACAAAAGACGTGGGAAGGTTTCTCCATCCCAGGATGAGGAGCACCATGTGGTCTTCCAGAAG AGTGGAACAAGTGTCCAGGAACATGCTGATGCCATGAACTCCACTACGCAGCCCTACCCACTTGCTGTTGGGACAAAGAGGAGCACCATTCATGAGTTCTTCATTGTTCTGGACAAGCAGGTCGTACCATGCAAGTCAGCCAGCTCACTTGGAGCTTTTGATGAAATTTTTCACTTCGTATTTGGAACTGTTTATAATCAAATGCTCCACAACATGTACGTCTTGGAACTTGGAGAGTTAAAGGAAGGTGCTGAAATTGCTTCAGAACTTTGTAGtgaacactctctctctccatgtcaAACACAAAATTACTTTCAACTGGGGCTACAGAATTTCATCGGCAACAACATATTCCTAATTGGTCACTGGTAA
- the LOC115772878 gene encoding uncharacterized protein LOC115772878 isoform X1 — MDIGYLAWRLKTIQRKSTLSEGRRSSCQLTGCGPTARGDASFNPEVTLREEPYKEANSFMKYSSDEAAIRNKMKMMFDYRCKMVLDENRSSSVLTEFPRFRDVRGLIDQDFILEFGEDVASRFLERWPTVFKHKVIQQSKTLPTSTDLEEVIYCAEGASSEEELDETLTSGWDSDLASIILLFHLIPPSCQGYKRRGKVSPSQDEEHHVVFQKVCNSGTSVQEHADAMNSTTQPYPLAVGTKRSTIHEFFIVLDKQVVPCKSASSLGAFDEIFHFVFGTVYNQMLHNMYVLELGELKEGAEIASELCSEHSLSPCQTQNYFQLGLQNFIGNNIFLIGHW; from the exons ATGGATAT TGGCTACTTAGCATGGAGGCTTAAAACCATCCAGAGGAAGAGCACCTTATCAGAGGGGAGAAGATCATCATGTCAGCTGACTGGGTGTGGACCAACAGCCAGAGGAGATGCTTCATTTAACCCTGAGGTGACCCTAAGAGAAGAGCCATATAAGGAAGCTAATTCCTTCATGAAATACTCTTCTGATGAGGCCGCCATCAGgaacaaaatgaagatgatgtttgATTACCGTTGCAAGATGGTCCTGGACGAAAACAGATCATCCAGCGTCTTGACTGAATTTCCTCGCTTCAGAGATGTCAGAGGCTTG ATTGATCAAGACTTCATTCTGGAATTTGGAGAAGATGTAGCTTCCAGGTTTTTGGAGAG GTGGCCGACTGTTTTCAAGCATAAAGTGATCCAGCAGAGCAAGACTCTCCCTACCTCAACCGACCTTGAAGAAGTGATCTACTGTGCTGAAGGAGCTTCAAGTGAGGAGGAACTGGATGAGACCCTTACCTCTG GCTGGGACAGTGATCTTGCTTCCATCATTCTCCTGTTCCACCTGATTCCTCCTTCCTGTCAGGGTTACAAAAGACGTGGGAAGGTTTCTCCATCCCAGGATGAGGAGCACCATGTGGTCTTCCAGAAGGTTTGTAAT AGTGGAACAAGTGTCCAGGAACATGCTGATGCCATGAACTCCACTACGCAGCCCTACCCACTTGCTGTTGGGACAAAGAGGAGCACCATTCATGAGTTCTTCATTGTTCTGGACAAGCAGGTCGTACCATGCAAGTCAGCCAGCTCACTTGGAGCTTTTGATGAAATTTTTCACTTCGTATTTGGAACTGTTTATAATCAAATGCTCCACAACATGTACGTCTTGGAACTTGGAGAGTTAAAGGAAGGTGCTGAAATTGCTTCAGAACTTTGTAGtgaacactctctctctccatgtcaAACACAAAATTACTTTCAACTGGGGCTACAGAATTTCATCGGCAACAACATATTCCTAATTGGTCACTGGTAA